From Cygnus atratus isolate AKBS03 ecotype Queensland, Australia chromosome 1, CAtr_DNAZoo_HiC_assembly, whole genome shotgun sequence, the proteins below share one genomic window:
- the NFYB gene encoding nuclear transcription factor Y subunit beta — protein MDGDSSTTDASQLGIAGDYIGGSHYVIQPHDDTEDSMNDHEDTNGSKESFREQDIYLPIANVARIMKNAIPQTGKIAKDAKECVQECVSEFISFITSEASERCHQEKRKTINGEDILFAMSTLGFDSYVEPLKLYLQKFREAMKGEKGIGGTVTTGDGLSEELTEEAFTNQLPAGLITTDGQQQNVMVYTTSYQQISGVQQIQFS, from the exons ATGGACGGTGATAGCTCCACGACAGATGCTTCTCAGTTAGGAATTGCTGGAGATTACATTGGTGGCAGTCACTATGTGATACAGCCTCATGATG ACACAGAGGACAGCATGAATGATCATGAAGATACAAATGGGTCAAAAGAGAGTTTTAGAGAACAAGATATCTATCTTCCAATTGCAAATGTTGCAAGGATAATGAAAAACGCTATACCCCAAACAGGAAAG atTGCTAAGGATGCAAAAGAATGTGTGCAAGAGTGTGTAAGTGAATTCATCAGCTTTATAACGTCAGAAGCAAGTGAGAGGTGTCaccaagagaaaagaaagaccaTTAATGGAGAAGATATTCTCTTTGCCATGTCTACCTTGGGATTTGATAGCTATGTTGAACCTTTGAAGTTATACCTCCAAAAATTCAGAGAG gcaatgaaaggagaaaagggaattgGGGGAACAGTTACAACTGGAGATGGTCTAAGTGAGGAGCTCACAGAGGAAGCATTTA ctaaTCAGTTGCCAGCAGGCTTAATAACTACAGACGGCCAACAGCAGAATGTTATGGTCTATACAACATCATACCAACAG atcTCCGGTGTTCAACAAATTCAGTTCTCATGA